The stretch of DNA GAGAAATGTTCGATTTATGGAAATGGCATCGAAGGAAGCATCCTCGAACATAACAACTACACCTCTTCCGAGGGGATTACCTTTCAGTTCAATCAGTTCGGCCCGTTAAGAGCAGGTTGCCTGGGGAATAACTTAAAAGACCGCTCCGCAGGTCTCGTGGTGAGATATAACTGGATCGAAGGGGGCAACCGTATGCTCGATCTGGTGGATAGTCACTGGAAAGAGCCCACACTACCAGAGGCCAACTATCGTGAAACCTTCGTCTTCGGCAACATCCTGATCAAACAGAACGATCGAGGAAATAATCAGGTCGTCCATTATGGCGGAGATAGCGGCCGCCTCGATCAATACCGCATGGGGACGCTGTTCTTCTACAACAACACTGTCATCTCCGAGCGTCCCGCCACCACAGTTCTCTTTCGACTTTCGTCGATGCAGGAAAGTGTAGATTGCCGCAATAACATTGTCTGGACGACGGCACCCGGTCGATCACTCGCGATTTTCGATGGGAATGGGACAGTCAACCTTTACAACAACTGGTTGAAGAAGGACTGGCGAAAAACCCATTCGACAGGCCAGGGAGAGATTCACGAACTGGGAATACTACAAACAGGCGATAACCCCGGCTGGGTCGATATTGCTCGTCAGGACTTCCGTCTGCAGACGGATTCACAGCCACTGCGCACCGGAAGTCCTTTGCCCGAAGCCGCCAGTCAAAAGCATCCACTCAAGTTCTACTACAAGCCCCAGCGGGAATTTGAGAATCGACCGGCCGATCGCCAGCACGATTTCGGAGCATTGCCGATCTTGCCACCTGCAGTGAAATAAACAGAGCATGACAACAGAGTTTCGATCGAGATCCTTACGCCTTCGAATGGCTGATGGTAATCCCGAGGAGTTTCGCGAACTCACCGATCAACGCGGCATGGGCCGGCCAGGCAGGAGCTGTGACCAGGTTGCCTTCAACATAGGCTTCATTGACGGGCGTGGCGACATATTGCCCTTGCGCCAATGTGATCTCCGGGCCACAGGCGGGATAAGCGGTACAGCGACGGCCGTTGATCACTCTGGCGGCGGTTAATATCTGAATACCATGGCAAATGGCAGCCACTGGCTTGGCTGCTTCAAAGAAATGCTTCACCAGATCGAGCACTCGCTGATCAAGCCGCAGGTACTCAGGAGAGCGGCCGCCGGGGAGATAGAGACCGTCATAAGTTGATTGCTGAGTGGCTGCCTCATCAAGTTCGGCATTTAAAGTGAATCGATGTCCTGGCTTTTCGCTATAGGTCTGATCCCCTTCAAAATCGTGAATCGCGGTTTTGATGAAATCACCAGCGCGTCGATCAGGGCAGACGACATCGACCTCACAGCCCAGAAGCTGCAGCATCTGGTAGGGAACCATCAACTCGTAATCTTCGACGAAATCACCGGCGATGATCAGAATCTTCGGCATCAAAAAGCTCATTTCTATCGATGGAGGAATCAGGCTATGGTCCTGGGTGAAGAAATCTTTGTGATGACGACTCGTTGAAGATAATCAATCACTTCTTCGAGAGATGTTGAAGTCGTATCCACGATAGTCGCATCAATCGCTGGACGTAATGGAGCGATGGTCCGGTTCTCATCACGTTCATCGCGCAGTTGTTGTTGCTCAAGGATCTCTTCAAGCGGCACAGTTTGCCCGGAACTGCGAAGCTGAGCTTCACGCCGTTTGGCACGTTCTAACGGAGATGCCGTCAGAAAAAACTTGCAGGGAGCCTCGGGGAAAACGATGGTTCCCTGGTCTCGTCCCTCAGTGACGATATTCTGCCCCTCCGCAGCACGCCGTTGCAGTGCCACCATTTGCTCGCGCACACCTTCGATGGCTGCCACTTGAGAAGCGACTAACGTAACTTGTGGCAAGCGAATGGCCTGCGTTACATCCTGTCCATTCAGACGGATGGTTTGATCTTCGATCTGCAGGTCGGCCTGGCGAGCAAAGTTGGTCACCAGATCGTGACGAGTCAGATCCATTCCCTGCTGCAGGCATCCCCAGGCAATGGCTCGATACATCGCGCCCGTGTCCAGAAATGAAAAACCAAGCAATTGAGCCAACTTTCGAGCGGCTGTGCTCTTGCCGGTCCCTGCTGGCCCATCAATGGTAATGACAACATGACCGCCCGACATTTTCCGGGGGATCCCCTCTGGAAGAGTACCGATTTCATAACGAATGAACGCCAGCATGCAGGTATCGACTGCATGGCGTCAACCATCCGTTGGAGAGATCACTCGCCAGCCAGCCACGAGATCTTCCCAGGAACTCATTGGGCGAGAATTGGCACAATCTCTGTCTGAAGTGCTCCACCAGTCACTTCCACACGTCCATCCGGGTGAATCAGCACATCGATTTCACTGCGAACACCAAACTCTTCCAGATAGATTCCGGGCTCAATCGAGAAGCATGTCCGGGGAATCAAGGCTCGGGTTTCATGCGTCTCTAGGTTATCGATATGGGCGCCATTCCCATGAACTTCCTGGCCGATGTTATGCCCTGTCCGATGGACGTAGTAAGGCCCGTAGCCTGCCTTTTCGATCACTTCGCGGCAGGCATCATCGACTTCATAACCTTCAACACGCCGGCCTGCAGCAAAAGCCTCCTCCACATACCTGATGGCGGCATCACGGGCAGCAGCGACGACTTGAAAAACCTTTGTGTACTTCTCGGGAACAATCGTCCCCACATAACCCGTACGAGTTAAATCGCTATAGACAGCCCTCGGCTTGTCGAGCTTACCCCACAAGTCGACCAGTACGAAATCGCCTTCGCGAATGATCGTGTCAGGCAGTGAACCCGTTTCAAAATGCGGGTCACCACTATGGGCATTCACACCCACAATCGGCGGGCTGTAGGTGGTGAGATTGTGAGCCTCGAAATGATCCAGGATTGCCCGCTGGACTCGCAGTTCATCTGAGTGACCGTGGGTATTGATATCGTTGGCGATCGTCTTCCAGGCCACAGCATAAGCTGCATCAGTGACCTTGGACGCCTCCAGATGCATGGCGATCTGCTCGTCATCCCAGACGGCCTCAAACAACTGAATGAGGTCTCCTGATGAAACGACTTCCACACCAAAAGACCGGATCAGTTCAATGGTCCCGCCGTCGACACGCGAAATGTAAGGGTTACCATTCCGGGGAGCGTATTCCATGGCGATTTTTTTGCTGCCAGCGACCAGCGCCGCCATCCCCTCTTCGAACTCACTCCACTTCAGATAGATCCTTTTGTCGCCAGGTAATGCATCGAGCACACCCGTTTCGATGCGATGCACCAGTTTTCGAGGCGTTCCCTCCTGGGGGATAAAATAGGCCCAGCGACGGCTGGTTTTTTTATCCAGCCCCAGCACACGTTCGGCCAGTACATTCGACTTGCGAAAGTCGTACAGCAACCAGCCATCGACTCCCTGTTCCCGAATGGCTGCCTGAACGTCGCTGAGTGAGAACATGCCCATAAGAGATCTACCAGAAGTTAAAGTTTGATTTTGCGTGCGGAAATACTTGTTGCCATACAATGCAATCTCGGCAGCCGAAGATCAACTCTGCCAGCATGGCAGGGAGCCCAGATGGATCGACTCAACTGGGAGATGTCTCAGGCAGCTGAGGATCAATAAACTCCTGAATCTGGTGAATCATCTGCCGGCAGGCGGACGACAGGATTTGCAGGTCGCTATCAATCCCACTGGCGGCTGTCACCATCTCGCGATGGTACCAGAGCCATTCCGCAGGCGTCGCGCTGAACTTTTCCAGCGCTCTCGGGTTTTCCTGGAGGTCATACCATGTGGCCCCCAGATTGTGCAGCTTGTCGGCCAGAGTGATGGCCCTGGCCGCATGTGAGGCCATCCGCATCTGCGCGAGATGCTTTTCTTTGCGCACTCTCCACGGAATCGCCACTCCTGTCGGGTCTTCCTTTTCCTCGGTCGAAGCGATGACGGCCTGAATCACAGCCGGAGAAAACTGCTTTTCAAGATCAGCGATGGTCACCTCAGTGTCTTCGACAATGTCATGCAGAATCGCAGCGGCAATCAGTTCATCGTCTGCGAATCCTGCTCTTTGCAGAATCAAAGCCACCCCCGCCAGATGGGACAGGTAAGGAACATTGGTGGCCTTCCGCAATTGACCATGATGTGCGACCGCCGCGACTCGCAAAGCCTTTTCGATGACCATCGAATACAAAGGCGACACCATCGTTCCCAACATCAGCTTTGCTCCTGCAGAAAGTGTCTGCTCACTTCGCTTCCCAAGAACCACTATCGAACCAGATTTATTCCGGCAGCGAAAGCTCTCGATCCGCTTTCATGAGTCACCAGTATTCTGCGGGGATTACGCCAAGCCGAATTGACCATTTCCCCAAGCCCCTTTCCAGTCGGTCTCGCTTCCTTGATTCTCCATGAGGGCTTGGTACGCTTGGGAAGTTTTGCGCCGATTGGTTCGAGGCAGCAACTTCAGCCGTAAGAGTAGAACTGCCAATTGTTTTCGCTGATTGCTGACCGACTTAGGGAGATTTCACAGCCGTGCCCCGCCGCGACGACCTCAAGAAGATACTTATTATTGGTTCGGGCCCTATTGTCATCGGGCAGGCATGCGAATTCGATTATTCAGGGACTCAGGCCTGCAAAGCTTTGCGCGAGTGTGGATACGAGGTCGTGCTCGTCAATTCCAACCCCGCCACCATCATGACTGACCCGAATACGGCCGATTCCACCTACATCGAGCCGATTCATTGGCAGTATGTTGCCAAAATTATCGAGAATGAACGTCCCGATGCGATTCTCCCCACGCTGGGTGGCCAGACGGGTCTGAATACCGGCATGGAACTGTTCCGCCGGGGCATTCTCGAAAAATACAACTGCGAGATGATTGGGGCTCGCGCGGACGTCATTGAAAAGGCCGAAGATCGCCAGCTCTTCAAAGAAGCGATGCAGAAGATCGGGCTCGATGTCTGTCGCAGCCGGATTGTGAACTCGATGGAAGAGGCCCGCGACGTTCTCAAGGAAATCGGCCTTCCTATTATCATTCGCGCCAGTTTTACTCTGGGCGGCATGGGCGGCGGTATCGCTTACAACCGCGAAGAATTCGAAGAAAAGGTTCGCAAAGGGATTGAACTCTCTCCCATCCATGAAGTCCTCCTTGAGGAGTCGATCATTGGCTGGAAAGAGTACGAGATGGAAGTGATGCGGGATAAGGCCGACAACGTCGTCATTATCTGCTCCATCGAGAACCTCGACCCGATGGGTGTGCACACAGGTGATTCGATCACCGTCGCACCTGCTCAGACACTGACGGACCGTGAATATCAGCGCATGCGTGATGCCACGATTGCCGTCATGCGGGAAATTGGCGTGGAGACCGGTGGCTCGAACGTCCAGTTCGCCATTCATCCACAGACCGGCCGTATGGTCGTGGTGGAGATGAATCCGCGTGTCAGTCGCTCCAGTGCTTTGGCTTCGAAGGCGACGGGCTTCCCAATCGCTAAAATTGCTGCCAAGCTCGCCGTCGGCTTCACACTCGATGAAATTCCCAATGACATTACCCGGGAAACGCTCGCCTGCTTTGAACCGACGATCGATTATGTCGTCACCAAGGTTCCCCGCTGGACATTCGAAAAGTTTCCCGAAGCCGATCCTGAACTCACTGTTCAGATGAAGTCGGTTGGCGAAACCATGGCGATTGGCCGTACCTTCAAGGAATCACTGCAAAAAGCTCTTCGCGGCCTCGAAATCGGCCACTTTGGCTTAGGTGGCGGCAAGAAAGATCTCTGGGATTCCGATCATCGCCCCACCATCGAAGAAATCGAAAGCAAGCTCGCCACTCCCAACGACATGCGGATTTTTTATCTCCGCTATGCGATGAAAGCTGGCCTCAGCAATTCCGAAATCCACGATCTCACCAAGATCGACCCGTGGTTCCTCGAAAACATTCGCGACATCGTCCGCATGGAAGACCGCCTGCGCAGCCATGAGCGACTCGACCAGGTCTCTGATGAACTTCTGCGGGAAGTGAAACGCTACGGCTTTTCCGATAAGCAGATCGGCGACTGGCTCGATATCTCGGATATGGAAGTCCGGCGTGAACGCAAACGGCGGGGCATTCTCCCCACATTCAAGCAGGTCGATACCTGTGCTGCTGAATTCGAAGCTTACACGCCTTATTACTACTCGACCTACGAATCGGAAGACGAAGCCCCCGGGCCACGCACCGATGGTCGTCAGCGAGTGATCATTTTAGGTGGCGGCCCCAACAGAATTGGCCAGGGGATCGAGTTCGATTACTGCTGCTGCCAGGCCTCGTTCGCACTTCGCGAACTGGGTATTGAATCGGTCATGGTCAATTCCAATCCGGAAACGGTTTCGACGGATTACGACACGTCGGATCTGCTCTTCTTTGAACCACTCACCACGGAAGACGTGCTGAATATCTGCGATCGACTTCAGCCCGACGGTGTGATTGTTCAATTTGGTGGACAGACACCACTCAACCTGGCCCGTGGTCTCGAACAGGCGGGCGTGAAGATCATCGGCACAAGTCCATCGATGATTGATGCCGCTGA from Planctopirus ephydatiae encodes:
- a CDS encoding right-handed parallel beta-helix repeat-containing protein, with product MSVVFLWSLLISAIPVFSPHASAKDYVVGPQAPLNELEEVPWESLEPGDKVLIHARKEPYRSKWVICRRGTTDQPIVVMGIANSSGQRPVIDGRDALTRSSLNFWSERRGIIKIGGANRPADLIPAHITIANLEIRSARPPFQFKGREGVTPYPENAASIFIEKGEDITISNCVLHDSGNGFFTSPQTRRILVEKCSIYGNGIEGSILEHNNYTSSEGITFQFNQFGPLRAGCLGNNLKDRSAGLVVRYNWIEGGNRMLDLVDSHWKEPTLPEANYRETFVFGNILIKQNDRGNNQVVHYGGDSGRLDQYRMGTLFFYNNTVISERPATTVLFRLSSMQESVDCRNNIVWTTAPGRSLAIFDGNGTVNLYNNWLKKDWRKTHSTGQGEIHELGILQTGDNPGWVDIARQDFRLQTDSQPLRTGSPLPEAASQKHPLKFYYKPQREFENRPADRQHDFGALPILPPAVK
- a CDS encoding DJ-1/PfpI family protein translates to MPKILIIAGDFVEDYELMVPYQMLQLLGCEVDVVCPDRRAGDFIKTAIHDFEGDQTYSEKPGHRFTLNAELDEAATQQSTYDGLYLPGGRSPEYLRLDQRVLDLVKHFFEAAKPVAAICHGIQILTAARVINGRRCTAYPACGPEITLAQGQYVATPVNEAYVEGNLVTAPAWPAHAALIGEFAKLLGITISHSKA
- the cmk gene encoding (d)CMP kinase translates to MSGGHVVITIDGPAGTGKSTAARKLAQLLGFSFLDTGAMYRAIAWGCLQQGMDLTRHDLVTNFARQADLQIEDQTIRLNGQDVTQAIRLPQVTLVASQVAAIEGVREQMVALQRRAAEGQNIVTEGRDQGTIVFPEAPCKFFLTASPLERAKRREAQLRSSGQTVPLEEILEQQQLRDERDENRTIAPLRPAIDATIVDTTSTSLEEVIDYLQRVVITKISSPRTIA
- a CDS encoding M24 family metallopeptidase, whose product is MFSLSDVQAAIREQGVDGWLLYDFRKSNVLAERVLGLDKKTSRRWAYFIPQEGTPRKLVHRIETGVLDALPGDKRIYLKWSEFEEGMAALVAGSKKIAMEYAPRNGNPYISRVDGGTIELIRSFGVEVVSSGDLIQLFEAVWDDEQIAMHLEASKVTDAAYAVAWKTIANDINTHGHSDELRVQRAILDHFEAHNLTTYSPPIVGVNAHSGDPHFETGSLPDTIIREGDFVLVDLWGKLDKPRAVYSDLTRTGYVGTIVPEKYTKVFQVVAAARDAAIRYVEEAFAAGRRVEGYEVDDACREVIEKAGYGPYYVHRTGHNIGQEVHGNGAHIDNLETHETRALIPRTCFSIEPGIYLEEFGVRSEIDVLIHPDGRVEVTGGALQTEIVPILAQ
- a CDS encoding HD domain-containing protein, producing the protein MLGTMVSPLYSMVIEKALRVAAVAHHGQLRKATNVPYLSHLAGVALILQRAGFADDELIAAAILHDIVEDTEVTIADLEKQFSPAVIQAVIASTEEKEDPTGVAIPWRVRKEKHLAQMRMASHAARAITLADKLHNLGATWYDLQENPRALEKFSATPAEWLWYHREMVTAASGIDSDLQILSSACRQMIHQIQEFIDPQLPETSPS
- the carB gene encoding carbamoyl-phosphate synthase large subunit, with amino-acid sequence MPRRDDLKKILIIGSGPIVIGQACEFDYSGTQACKALRECGYEVVLVNSNPATIMTDPNTADSTYIEPIHWQYVAKIIENERPDAILPTLGGQTGLNTGMELFRRGILEKYNCEMIGARADVIEKAEDRQLFKEAMQKIGLDVCRSRIVNSMEEARDVLKEIGLPIIIRASFTLGGMGGGIAYNREEFEEKVRKGIELSPIHEVLLEESIIGWKEYEMEVMRDKADNVVIICSIENLDPMGVHTGDSITVAPAQTLTDREYQRMRDATIAVMREIGVETGGSNVQFAIHPQTGRMVVVEMNPRVSRSSALASKATGFPIAKIAAKLAVGFTLDEIPNDITRETLACFEPTIDYVVTKVPRWTFEKFPEADPELTVQMKSVGETMAIGRTFKESLQKALRGLEIGHFGLGGGKKDLWDSDHRPTIEEIESKLATPNDMRIFYLRYAMKAGLSNSEIHDLTKIDPWFLENIRDIVRMEDRLRSHERLDQVSDELLREVKRYGFSDKQIGDWLDISDMEVRRERKRRGILPTFKQVDTCAAEFEAYTPYYYSTYESEDEAPGPRTDGRQRVIILGGGPNRIGQGIEFDYCCCQASFALRELGIESVMVNSNPETVSTDYDTSDLLFFEPLTTEDVLNICDRLQPDGVIVQFGGQTPLNLARGLEQAGVKIIGTSPSMIDAAEDREIFKGILDKLGLHQPPNGMATDAARAVQIASEIGYPVLVRPSFVLGGRAMQICYDERMVREYMTEAVNVSPDRPVLIDKFLEDAVEVDVDAISDGETTVVGGVMEHIEEAGVHSGDSACVLPPYSLPDAIVDEIKTATYALAKELQVRGLMNIQFAVKHQGGEPVVYVLEVNPRASRTSPFVSKATNVPLPKLAAKIMVGKTLKELGFTKEVVPPYVSVKESVFPFTRFAGVDIILGPEMKSTGEVMGIDSTFPAAYARAQLGAGNKLPSSGAVFISLAGRHKEHIISSARRLIDMGFKILATSGTSRVLREAGIEVETVRKLQEGRPNLLDYMANNQVQLVFNTPSGKGARSDEGRIRAAAVMNGIPCVTTLPGCIAVVQALESIQESPEPSVTSLQKWIAQLPASEA